One segment of Kogia breviceps isolate mKogBre1 chromosome 14, mKogBre1 haplotype 1, whole genome shotgun sequence DNA contains the following:
- the BICDL2 gene encoding BICD family-like cargo adapter 2 isoform X2: protein MGLGFNSARLRRQKQRLHPRVQKPWRQPERLQQENHELRRGLAARGAEWEARTVELEGDLEALRAQLGEQRSEQQDSGRERARALSELSEQNLRLSQQLAQASQTEQELQRELDGLRGQCQAQALAGAELRTRLECLQGENQMLQSRRKDLEAQIRGLCEEVEKGQGRLQATHEELLLLRRERQEHSLELELARSEAGEALSALRRLQRRVSELEEESRLQDANISGASLQLELAHILDSDKDQDQNADRRGDILATLSPETQEASSHQPSPQEERLEPPRKRASLSPEEILEEKEAEVVRLQDEMALQREELQSLREELQRQKELRAQEDPEEVLSGALSDRDEAVNKCVELALELSRVSLERDSLSRELLRTIRQKVALTQELEAWQDDMQVVIGQQLRSQRQKELSAAGSAPSRAPPRLGPGPAGGFFSNLFRRT from the exons ATGGGCCTaggcttcaattctgccagactCAGGCGCCAGAAACAGCGCCTACACCCTCGGGTCCAGAAGCCCTGGAGGCAGCCAGAG AGGCTGCAGCAGGAGAACCATGAGCTCCGCCGAGGCCTGGCAGCCCGGGGAGCCGAGTGGGAGGCCAGGACTGTGGAGCTTGAGGGGGACTTGGAGGCCCTTCGGGCCCAGCTGGGGGAGCAGCGTTCCGAGCAGCAGGACAGCGGACGGGAGCGGGCACGCGCCCTCAGTGAACTCAGTGAACAGAACCTCCGGCTCAGCCAGCAGCTGGCCCAG gcCTCCCAGACTGAGCAGGAGCTTCAGAGAGAATTGGATGGCCTTCGGGGGCAGTGCCAGGCTCAGGCCTTGGCTGGGGCAGAGTTGAGGACACGGCTGGAGTGTCTGCAGGGGGAG AATCAGATGCTCCAGAGTCGCCGAAAGGACCTGGAGGCCCAGATTCGAGGTCTGTgtgaggaggtggagaagggCCAGGGCAGGCTACAGGCAACCCATGAGGAGCTGCTGCTGCTACGGCGGGAGAGGCAGGAGCACAGTCTGGAG CTGGAACTCGCGCGCTCCGAGGCGGGGGAGGCACTGAGTGCGCTGCGGAGGCTGCAGCGGCGGGTCTCGGAGCTGGAGGAGGAGTCGCGCCTCCAGGACGCCAACATCTCGGGAGCCTCGCTGCAGTTAGAGCTTGCCCATATCCTCGACAGCGACAAGGACCAAGACCAGAACGCGGACAGACGCGGAGATATTCTG GCCACTCTGTCCCCGGAGACCCAAGAGGCATCCAGCCACCAGCCTTCGCCCCAGGAGGAGAGGTTGGAGCCTCCCAGGAAGCGAGCATCCCTGAGCCCAGAAGAGATACTGGAAGAGAAGGAGGCGGAAGTGGTCCGGTTACAGGATGAG ATGGCGCTGCAGCGGGAAGAGCTACAGTCCCTGCGGGAGGAGCTGCAAAGGCAGAAGGAACTGAGGGCGCAGGAGGATCCCGAGGAGGTCTTAAGCGGCGCCCTCTCTGATCGGGACGAGGCCGTGAACAA GTGCGTGGAACTGGCCCTGGAGCTCAGCCGCGTTTCTCTCGAGCGAGACTCCCTCTCCCGGGAGCTGCTTCGCACCATCCGCCAGAAGGTGGCGCTGACACAAGAGCTGGAGGCCTGGCAG GACGACATGCAGGTGGTCATCGGACAGCAGCTGCGATCACAACGCCAGAAAGAGCTGAGTGCGGCTGGATCCGCCCCGAGCCGCGCCCCGCCgcgcctgggccctgggcccgcCGGCGGCTTCTTCAGCAACCTCTTCCGAAGGACCTGA
- the BICDL2 gene encoding BICD family-like cargo adapter 2 isoform X1 — protein MSSPEGPSFPSGLLSGGTSPSGNEGFFPFVLERQDSFLGGGPRSEEPKDLALQLQQKEKDLLLAAELGKMLLERNEELQRRLEMLSTQHSEREERLQQENHELRRGLAARGAEWEARTVELEGDLEALRAQLGEQRSEQQDSGRERARALSELSEQNLRLSQQLAQASQTEQELQRELDGLRGQCQAQALAGAELRTRLECLQGENQMLQSRRKDLEAQIRGLCEEVEKGQGRLQATHEELLLLRRERQEHSLELELARSEAGEALSALRRLQRRVSELEEESRLQDANISGASLQLELAHILDSDKDQDQNADRRGDILATLSPETQEASSHQPSPQEERLEPPRKRASLSPEEILEEKEAEVVRLQDEMALQREELQSLREELQRQKELRAQEDPEEVLSGALSDRDEAVNKCVELALELSRVSLERDSLSRELLRTIRQKVALTQELEAWQDDMQVVIGQQLRSQRQKELSAAGSAPSRAPPRLGPGPAGGFFSNLFRRT, from the exons ATGAGCTCCCCAGAAGGGCCCAGCTTCCCATCTGGGCTGCTCTCCGGGGGCACCTCCCCCAGCGGCAATGAGGGCTTCTTCCCCTTCGTGCTGGAGCGGCAGGACTCATTCCTGGGAGGGGGCCCAAGGTCTGAGGAGCCCAAGGACCTGGCCCTGCAGCTGCAGCAGAAGGAGAAAGACCTGTTGTTGGCCGCAGAGCTTGGCAAGATGCTTCTGGAGCGCAATGAGGAGCTGCAGCGGCGGCTGGAGATGCTGAGCACCCAGCACTCTGAGCGTGAGGAA AGGCTGCAGCAGGAGAACCATGAGCTCCGCCGAGGCCTGGCAGCCCGGGGAGCCGAGTGGGAGGCCAGGACTGTGGAGCTTGAGGGGGACTTGGAGGCCCTTCGGGCCCAGCTGGGGGAGCAGCGTTCCGAGCAGCAGGACAGCGGACGGGAGCGGGCACGCGCCCTCAGTGAACTCAGTGAACAGAACCTCCGGCTCAGCCAGCAGCTGGCCCAG gcCTCCCAGACTGAGCAGGAGCTTCAGAGAGAATTGGATGGCCTTCGGGGGCAGTGCCAGGCTCAGGCCTTGGCTGGGGCAGAGTTGAGGACACGGCTGGAGTGTCTGCAGGGGGAG AATCAGATGCTCCAGAGTCGCCGAAAGGACCTGGAGGCCCAGATTCGAGGTCTGTgtgaggaggtggagaagggCCAGGGCAGGCTACAGGCAACCCATGAGGAGCTGCTGCTGCTACGGCGGGAGAGGCAGGAGCACAGTCTGGAG CTGGAACTCGCGCGCTCCGAGGCGGGGGAGGCACTGAGTGCGCTGCGGAGGCTGCAGCGGCGGGTCTCGGAGCTGGAGGAGGAGTCGCGCCTCCAGGACGCCAACATCTCGGGAGCCTCGCTGCAGTTAGAGCTTGCCCATATCCTCGACAGCGACAAGGACCAAGACCAGAACGCGGACAGACGCGGAGATATTCTG GCCACTCTGTCCCCGGAGACCCAAGAGGCATCCAGCCACCAGCCTTCGCCCCAGGAGGAGAGGTTGGAGCCTCCCAGGAAGCGAGCATCCCTGAGCCCAGAAGAGATACTGGAAGAGAAGGAGGCGGAAGTGGTCCGGTTACAGGATGAG ATGGCGCTGCAGCGGGAAGAGCTACAGTCCCTGCGGGAGGAGCTGCAAAGGCAGAAGGAACTGAGGGCGCAGGAGGATCCCGAGGAGGTCTTAAGCGGCGCCCTCTCTGATCGGGACGAGGCCGTGAACAA GTGCGTGGAACTGGCCCTGGAGCTCAGCCGCGTTTCTCTCGAGCGAGACTCCCTCTCCCGGGAGCTGCTTCGCACCATCCGCCAGAAGGTGGCGCTGACACAAGAGCTGGAGGCCTGGCAG GACGACATGCAGGTGGTCATCGGACAGCAGCTGCGATCACAACGCCAGAAAGAGCTGAGTGCGGCTGGATCCGCCCCGAGCCGCGCCCCGCCgcgcctgggccctgggcccgcCGGCGGCTTCTTCAGCAACCTCTTCCGAAGGACCTGA